In the genome of Croceimicrobium hydrocarbonivorans, one region contains:
- a CDS encoding FecCD family ABC transporter permease: MKPRLILIILTLLLPLSALLSLRYGAVAITWSEIFNALNPGSESSLHENIFINLRLPRIFLGILCGSALSVGGVLLQALFRNPIVEPGLIGTSSGAAFGAALYFVMGNSLPALFGSASLAVISILGSLLATAILLAFDRQGRGAEIQILLAGVAINALFMSGVGFMSYLARDPQARSINFWNLGTLSGATWTNVSFIAAIIIPTLILSLRTDRALNALSLGISEAAHLGIKVRRFRWMIISAQIALVAMVTSIAGIIPFVGLIVPHILRLLGGGEHRYLLRGSLLLGPSMVLLTDLMARTLLMPAEIPLGILTSFIGAPLFLLLLRKSIRSIQL; encoded by the coding sequence ATGAAGCCTAGGCTCATTTTAATCATTTTAACCCTATTACTGCCCCTGTCAGCCCTGCTCAGCTTGCGCTACGGGGCAGTTGCCATTACTTGGAGCGAAATATTCAATGCCCTCAACCCCGGCTCGGAAAGCAGCTTGCATGAGAATATCTTCATAAACTTGCGCTTACCCCGCATCTTTCTGGGCATTCTCTGTGGATCAGCACTTAGTGTGGGTGGTGTTCTATTGCAGGCCCTTTTTCGCAATCCTATTGTAGAGCCCGGCCTTATTGGCACGAGCTCAGGAGCCGCTTTTGGAGCCGCCCTTTACTTTGTGATGGGCAATAGCTTGCCAGCGCTCTTTGGTAGTGCAAGCCTTGCGGTGATCAGTATTCTCGGCAGTTTATTGGCGACGGCCATTTTACTGGCTTTCGATCGACAAGGACGTGGGGCCGAAATTCAAATTCTCTTAGCCGGTGTGGCCATTAATGCCCTATTTATGAGCGGCGTTGGCTTTATGAGTTATTTGGCCCGTGATCCTCAAGCTCGCTCCATTAACTTTTGGAATTTAGGCACCCTCAGCGGAGCCACCTGGACCAATGTAAGCTTTATTGCCGCAATCATTATCCCAACCCTGATCTTAAGCCTGCGAACCGATCGCGCCCTCAATGCTCTTAGCTTAGGAATTTCTGAAGCAGCACATTTAGGAATTAAGGTGCGACGCTTTCGCTGGATGATCATCAGTGCCCAAATTGCCCTGGTAGCGATGGTAACGAGCATTGCCGGAATTATTCCATTTGTGGGCCTCATTGTACCCCATATCCTGCGTTTATTGGGCGGCGGGGAGCATCGCTATCTTTTGCGAGGCAGCCTCTTACTAGGCCCTTCTATGGTCCTTTTAACAGATTTAATGGCCCGCACCCTATTGATGCCTGCGGAAATCCCTTTGGGGATTCTAACTTCCTTCATCGGAGCACCGCTATTCCTACTATTACTCCGTAAATCCATTCGAAGTATTCAGCTATGA